In Zingiber officinale cultivar Zhangliang chromosome 1A, Zo_v1.1, whole genome shotgun sequence, a genomic segment contains:
- the LOC122001852 gene encoding protein XRI1-like isoform X3, which translates to MPNQTPIPNSTGLGLDISDLRDKAKKNLREENEEPRLKRRRALFTCDADAENSAPMDTWSENLDWNPTSSDEGFLFSNEVLDQPLDEWLDNYLNDSEMSSSKSEQIKPIIDVSDFLNGEPDTVTTAFPKPINSATLKISRGVISPTNYRTRLTSSVAIPFTFIKPCEARGHSTLEDINQRIHAPPMKPRIEMHNDTAVGYSTSPFSGKPVIVKTKILTEGGKGSITVLRTKG; encoded by the exons atgccgAATCAAACCCCCATTCCAAATTCCACTGGTCTTGGCTTAGACATATCGGATTTAAGAG ATAAGGCTAAGAAGAATCTCCGGGAAGAGAACGAGGAACCGCGATTGAAGAGACGTCGGGCCTTATTTACTTGTGATGCTGATGCA GAGAACTCAGCTCCAATGGATACTTGGTCAGAAAATTTAGACTGGAATCCAACAAGTTCAG ATGAAGGTTTTCTGTTCAGCAATGAAGTCTTGGACCAACCATTGGATGAGTGGCTGGACAACTATTTAAATGATAGTGAGAT GTCGTCCAGTAAAAGCGAACAAATTAAACCAATTATCGATGTTTCAG ATTTCCTCAATGGAGAACCTGATACAGTGACCACTGCCTTTCCAAAACCCATCAACTCTGCTACTCTTAAGATTTCCAGAG GTGTAATATCCCCTACGAATTATAGAACAAGGTTAACTTCCTCTGTTGCCATTCCCTTTACCTTCATCAAACCATGCGAAGCTAGAGGACACTCGACTTTGGAAGACATAAACCAACGGATTCATGCTCCACCAATGAAACCAAGAATTGAGATGCACAATGACACTGCTGTCGGATATTCAACCTCGCCTTTTTCCGGGAAGCCTGTGATTGTGAAGACCAAGATTCTAACTGAAGGGGGGAAAGGAAGCATTACAGTTCTAAGAACCAAAGGCTGA
- the LOC122001852 gene encoding protein XRI1-like isoform X2, whose amino-acid sequence MYYLGHPLIRDAWQWQEDETCVYRDYHLGLRQRFWDGNNQKTDSLSYAMPNQTPIPNSTGLGLDISDLRDKAKKNLREENEEPRLKRRRALFTCDADAENSAPMDTWSENLDWNPTSSDEGFLFSNEVLDQPLDEWLDNYLNDSEMSSSKSEQIKPIIDVSDFLNGEPDTVTTAFPKPINSATLKISRGVISPTNYRTRLTSSVAIPFTFIKPCEARGHSTLEDINQRIHAPPMKPRIEMHNDTAVGYSTSPFSGKPVIVKTKILTEGGKGSITVLRTKG is encoded by the exons ATGTATTATCTTGGCCATCCCTTGATCCG TGATGCGTGGCAATGGCAAGAAGATGAAACTTGCGTGTACAGAGACTACCATCTTG GACTACGTCAGAGATTTTGGGATGGAAACAACCAAAAAACTGAtagtttgtcatatgccatgccgAATCAAACCCCCATTCCAAATTCCACTGGTCTTGGCTTAGACATATCGGATTTAAGAG ATAAGGCTAAGAAGAATCTCCGGGAAGAGAACGAGGAACCGCGATTGAAGAGACGTCGGGCCTTATTTACTTGTGATGCTGATGCA GAGAACTCAGCTCCAATGGATACTTGGTCAGAAAATTTAGACTGGAATCCAACAAGTTCAG ATGAAGGTTTTCTGTTCAGCAATGAAGTCTTGGACCAACCATTGGATGAGTGGCTGGACAACTATTTAAATGATAGTGAGAT GTCGTCCAGTAAAAGCGAACAAATTAAACCAATTATCGATGTTTCAG ATTTCCTCAATGGAGAACCTGATACAGTGACCACTGCCTTTCCAAAACCCATCAACTCTGCTACTCTTAAGATTTCCAGAG GTGTAATATCCCCTACGAATTATAGAACAAGGTTAACTTCCTCTGTTGCCATTCCCTTTACCTTCATCAAACCATGCGAAGCTAGAGGACACTCGACTTTGGAAGACATAAACCAACGGATTCATGCTCCACCAATGAAACCAAGAATTGAGATGCACAATGACACTGCTGTCGGATATTCAACCTCGCCTTTTTCCGGGAAGCCTGTGATTGTGAAGACCAAGATTCTAACTGAAGGGGGGAAAGGAAGCATTACAGTTCTAAGAACCAAAGGCTGA
- the LOC122022620 gene encoding RPM1-interacting protein 4-like isoform X1, producing the protein MDKQEKDTKVGNWATAESVPRTQFFDQARGKVGGIAPTNRNGQAFVEDGQLRRNPDAAKTEDSKPRRGSGNSRRTDRPSVRNEDVVRKSSTNPRRQRNEDPEKYNDDKQRSTRSNDSNRESKPAERAARNPTSDRRLASEGTPGRIRSKANTTPSHDDIAVPPFAGWDDNDPASGEKYTGIFKLIAENRRTPGTPYQPPEPNIQPETTTEAQSCGCLSWFSK; encoded by the exons ATGGAT AAACAGGAGAAAGACACAAAAGTAGGCAACTGGGCCACTGCTGAAAGTGTCCCTCGCACACAGTTCTTCGACCAAGCCCGGGGGAAAGTTGGAGGGATAGCTCCAACTAACCGAAATGGTCAAGCTTTTGTCGAAGACGGACAGCTTAGGCGTAATCCTGATGCTGCCAAGACTGAAGACTCGAAGCCAAGAAGAGGCAGTGGAAATTCTCGTCGAACTGATAGACCTTCAGTGCGCAATGAAGACGTTGTTCGTAAATCCTCAACAAATCCACGTCGTCAGAGAAATGAAGATCCAGAGAAATATAATGACGACAAGCAGAGATCGACAAGATCCAACGACAGCAACCGTGAGAGTAAACCTGCTGAAAGAGCTGCGAGAAATCCTACATCAGACAGGAGGTTGGCATCGGAAGGTACTCCTGGAAGAATTAGATCAAAGGCCAATACGACA CCTTCTCATGATGATATAGCAGTGCCACCTTTTGCTGGGTGGGATGACAATGATCCGGCGTCCGGTGAGAAGTACACTGGCATCTTCAAGTTGATAGCTGAAAATCGAAGAACTCCAGGAACCCCGTATCAGCCACCGGAGCCAAACATTCAACCAGAAACTACTACAGAAGCTCAG AGCTGCGGGTGCCTAAGCTGGTTCTCCAAGTGA
- the LOC122022620 gene encoding RPM1-interacting protein 4-like isoform X2 — protein sequence MDEKDTKVGNWATAESVPRTQFFDQARGKVGGIAPTNRNGQAFVEDGQLRRNPDAAKTEDSKPRRGSGNSRRTDRPSVRNEDVVRKSSTNPRRQRNEDPEKYNDDKQRSTRSNDSNRESKPAERAARNPTSDRRLASEGTPGRIRSKANTTPSHDDIAVPPFAGWDDNDPASGEKYTGIFKLIAENRRTPGTPYQPPEPNIQPETTTEAQSCGCLSWFSK from the exons ATGGAT GAGAAAGACACAAAAGTAGGCAACTGGGCCACTGCTGAAAGTGTCCCTCGCACACAGTTCTTCGACCAAGCCCGGGGGAAAGTTGGAGGGATAGCTCCAACTAACCGAAATGGTCAAGCTTTTGTCGAAGACGGACAGCTTAGGCGTAATCCTGATGCTGCCAAGACTGAAGACTCGAAGCCAAGAAGAGGCAGTGGAAATTCTCGTCGAACTGATAGACCTTCAGTGCGCAATGAAGACGTTGTTCGTAAATCCTCAACAAATCCACGTCGTCAGAGAAATGAAGATCCAGAGAAATATAATGACGACAAGCAGAGATCGACAAGATCCAACGACAGCAACCGTGAGAGTAAACCTGCTGAAAGAGCTGCGAGAAATCCTACATCAGACAGGAGGTTGGCATCGGAAGGTACTCCTGGAAGAATTAGATCAAAGGCCAATACGACA CCTTCTCATGATGATATAGCAGTGCCACCTTTTGCTGGGTGGGATGACAATGATCCGGCGTCCGGTGAGAAGTACACTGGCATCTTCAAGTTGATAGCTGAAAATCGAAGAACTCCAGGAACCCCGTATCAGCCACCGGAGCCAAACATTCAACCAGAAACTACTACAGAAGCTCAG AGCTGCGGGTGCCTAAGCTGGTTCTCCAAGTGA
- the LOC122001852 gene encoding protein XRI1-like isoform X1: protein MDFHRNIVDNDAWQWQEDETCVYRDYHLGLRQRFWDGNNQKTDSLSYAMPNQTPIPNSTGLGLDISDLRDKAKKNLREENEEPRLKRRRALFTCDADAENSAPMDTWSENLDWNPTSSDEGFLFSNEVLDQPLDEWLDNYLNDSEMSSSKSEQIKPIIDVSDFLNGEPDTVTTAFPKPINSATLKISRGVISPTNYRTRLTSSVAIPFTFIKPCEARGHSTLEDINQRIHAPPMKPRIEMHNDTAVGYSTSPFSGKPVIVKTKILTEGGKGSITVLRTKG, encoded by the exons ATGGACTTCCATCGAAACATCGTCGACAA TGATGCGTGGCAATGGCAAGAAGATGAAACTTGCGTGTACAGAGACTACCATCTTG GACTACGTCAGAGATTTTGGGATGGAAACAACCAAAAAACTGAtagtttgtcatatgccatgccgAATCAAACCCCCATTCCAAATTCCACTGGTCTTGGCTTAGACATATCGGATTTAAGAG ATAAGGCTAAGAAGAATCTCCGGGAAGAGAACGAGGAACCGCGATTGAAGAGACGTCGGGCCTTATTTACTTGTGATGCTGATGCA GAGAACTCAGCTCCAATGGATACTTGGTCAGAAAATTTAGACTGGAATCCAACAAGTTCAG ATGAAGGTTTTCTGTTCAGCAATGAAGTCTTGGACCAACCATTGGATGAGTGGCTGGACAACTATTTAAATGATAGTGAGAT GTCGTCCAGTAAAAGCGAACAAATTAAACCAATTATCGATGTTTCAG ATTTCCTCAATGGAGAACCTGATACAGTGACCACTGCCTTTCCAAAACCCATCAACTCTGCTACTCTTAAGATTTCCAGAG GTGTAATATCCCCTACGAATTATAGAACAAGGTTAACTTCCTCTGTTGCCATTCCCTTTACCTTCATCAAACCATGCGAAGCTAGAGGACACTCGACTTTGGAAGACATAAACCAACGGATTCATGCTCCACCAATGAAACCAAGAATTGAGATGCACAATGACACTGCTGTCGGATATTCAACCTCGCCTTTTTCCGGGAAGCCTGTGATTGTGAAGACCAAGATTCTAACTGAAGGGGGGAAAGGAAGCATTACAGTTCTAAGAACCAAAGGCTGA